The genome window TTGTGGCTCCAAAGCTCGATAACTTCGAGAGTATCTTCGCTTACATCCAAGAGTTCCAAGGCTTTATCTCGCCTGGTATCTTGGCGGTCTTCATCTTCGGCTTCTTCTCGCCACGCACACCTCGCTACTTCGGCGCGGTTGGCATCGGCCTGAACGTCATTTCGTATGGCTCCTTCAAGATGTTCCTCGGTGACTGGGTCGTTTCCAAGGGGTGGTGGTATGCGGATCAAATCGCATTCCTCGACCGTATGGCGATCTGCTTCTTCATCGTGCTCTTGGCTGGTATTATCCTGACCTTGGTGAAGCCAATGAAGAATCCAGTGGTATTGCCTGTGAACGACCAGATCGAGCTCGAGTCATCGAAGGGTGCAAAGATCGTCGGTATCGGTGTCGTGCTTGCTACGATCGCGCTCTACGCGGTCTTCTGGTAAGCTGATTCATAGCTCTTAATTCTACTAGCGGTCGTCTCTTCAGTGAGGCGGCCGCTTTTTTTTGTTCATGGTTAAAGGTCGTGCAATCAGGCAGAAACATCGTAGCGAACTCGCGCTAGCGAGGTCGATCACTGTAAGGTTCTACGCTCCGAAGTAGACGCGACTAGCGTCGCATCGCTACCGCTGATTGTGTGTCGGAAGATCGTAGCGAACTCGCGCTAGCGAGGTCGATTACTGTAAGGCGTCTCGCTGCGAAATAGACGCGACTAGCGTCGCATCGCTACCGCTTGTGTGTCGAAACATCGTAGCGAACTCGCGCTAGCGAGGTCGATTACTGTAAGGCGTCTCGCTGCGAAATAGACGCGACTGGCGTCGCATCGCTACCGCTTGTATGTCGGAAGATCGTAGCGAACTCGCGCTAGCGAGGTCGATTACTATAAGGTGCCTCGCTCTGAAATAGACGCGACTGGCGTCGCATCGCTACCTCTTGTATGTCGGAAGATCGTAGCGAACTCGCGCTAGCGAGGTCGATCACTGTAAGGCGTCTCGCTGCGAAATAGACGCGACTGGCGTCGCATCGCTACCGCTTGTATGTCGGAAGATCGTAGCGAACTCGCGCTAGCGAGGTCGATTACTGTAAGGCGTCTCGCTGCGAAATAGACGCGAGTGGCGTCGCATCGCTACGGCCTTCTGGAAGAGGAATCGCCGAGCTCTCTTCTTGCGCTGCCATGTATCGGCCTACTGCCTTACCCAAAAAAAGCCCCGGAGTGATCCGAGGCTTTTTGAAAATGCTTTGAGAGGAGCTACTTTTTAGTCTCTTCTTCTGCTGCTGGCACTTCGTCTGGTGGAGTCGTGTGCTCTTCGTATTCGGTCTCTTCTTCGTCCTCTTCCTCGTCCCACTTCATTGTTTCGTCGGCAACGAGTGTTTCTTCGGTGTCAGTGCCAGCGTCGACATCTGCGAGGTCTTTTTCGAGTGCTTCGTCTTCAGACTTCGGAGTGCTTTCCTCGTCATCGTCGAGTTCGAAGCCCTCGGGCACGTATTCAAGAATTGTGGTGAGTTCGGTGAAGTAGTGGGTTGCGCGACCTTCGAGGTAGTCACCGTTTTGTGATTCACGGATTTCTTCTTCGAGTTCTTCGACTGTCAGTTTTTGCGCGAAGTCGATCAAGTCGTTGAGCATTTTAATGCGCAGTTTGGTGATGTGGTCGAGTAGATCCGCGTAGGGGCCTTTTTCCTCATCGAGCACGTCTGGCAGCGCAAAGAGGGGGTCTTCACAGTCGAGAATGTTATCAGGCACGAGTTTCAGGAGGACTGACTTGTCGTCCTGAATCTCGTCGATTCCGAATGCGTAGAAGGCTTCTTCGACGAGATCAGTCTGCAGACCGTATTCGTTCAGCGGCTCTAATAGATCGAGTAGGTGTTGGAACTGGCGAGGGTCAATGATTCCAAGACCATCGATTTCCCAATGGATGGGATCGCTGATCTCGTTGATCCACCAGTTCATGTCTTCTCCGATGCGTGCTTTGCACCAGGTGAGTTTTGCAGTTGTATTCGGCATGCTTAAGGGGAGGGCGTGTTCCTAGGTTTTGTTTGTTTGTCGCGTTATGCTATTACTAGGTTTTTATGAGAAAAGATATAACGGGTAAAAGCTTCCAAATCCGAATTGTAAAGTGCTTTGTCAGAAAATCTTCAAGTGAGTGATTTTCATTGTTTAGTCGCGAAGCCTTGTTAACTTGCCCATTTCTCAATTTAGGCTAACAGACTTACCGCTATGGGATGTATCTACGAAAACATTATCCGCCCAATTCTTTTTAAAATGGAGCCGGAACAGGCGCATGACCGCGGACGCACCGCGCTCATGGCGCTCAGCAGTGTGCCCGCGCTCTGTGCTTTGGTGCGCGCATGCAATCAAGTTCGCGAGGATAAGCCTGTAAAGCTGTTCGGTTTGGAATTTGCGAATCGCGTCGGTTTGGCTGCAGGTATGGATAAAGACGGCGAATTTCCGCGTGCGATTGAAGCGCTGGGCTTTGGCCACAGTGAAGTCGGCACCGTCACGCCTCAAGGGCAACCGGGCAATCCACGTCCTCGCTTGTTTCGCTATCCAGAGCAAAAGGCGCTGATTAACCGTATGGGCTTTAATAATAAGGGCTCCGAAGCGATGCTCCAATGCCTCTCGAAGCACTATCCTAAGGGCAAACGTAAGATGCCTGTGGGCGTGAATATCGGTAAAGCCAAGGCGACACCACTCGATCAGGCGGTGGATGACTACTTGTCATCGTTCCGCACCTTGGCGGATCAGGCAGACTATTTTACGATTAATATCAGTAGTCCCAATACTCCAGGGCTGCGAGAGTTGCAGACAGAGAGCTACTTGCGCGATCTGTTGACGACACTGCGCGATGAAAATCGCAGTTATGCGAAGAAGCTCGGGCATGAACCGCATCCGATGCTGCTTAAGATCGCTCCAGATCTTACCTACGCTGAGATCGATCAAATCGTCGGCGTGTTGCTTGATTTGGAGTATGACGGCATTATTGCCACCAATACGACGATTACACGCCCACGTGGTTTCACTTCGACGGAGACTGGCGGCATGAGTGGCGGTTCGGATATCCGCAAGCGCTCGAATGACGTGATTAACTACATTCACCGTTCGACGGAGGGTAAATTGCCGATCATCGGTGTCGGCGGGATTGATTCAGCTGAAGCTGCGGGTGAAAAGCTCGATGCGGGTGCGTCCATGGTGCAGGTCTATACCGGCTGGATCTATCGTGGGCCATTCTTCGCTAAGGTTTTGGCTGAGGCGATGAAGATGCACGGCGAAGACTGGATCTAGCACGACTGCATTCACTTTTAATAGCAACGACCTCACTCGGCACTAGCCGATGAGGTCGTTTTTGTGTAGAGCTTTCTATATGTTAACTGCGGTGGAGCGAGGTGGCCTGTATTTGCCGAATTGTGGGCTGTGGATGGATGCGCGTCGGCCCAAGCCGTTTGCAGTCGTCTCGCATGCGCATGGCGACCACGTGGCGCGGCATCAGTCCTTTTTGGCTACGGCACCGACGATTGATTGTATTCGAGTGCGTCTTGGCGATGCGGCGGCGCAGCGTGGGGTCGCGCTGGCGTATGGTGAGGTGTATCAGCACGGTTCGTTGCGCATACAGCTGTATCCTGCAGGGCATGTGTTGGGCTCTGCGATGGTGCGGGTAGAGACGCCCAATGGAGAATCATTGCTCTATACCGGGGATTTTAAGACGCGGCCCGGCTTAGCGGCTGAGCCGATCGAAATTCCGCAAGCAGATACATTGATCATGGAGTCGACGTTCGGACGGCCTGAGTTTGTGTTTCCGCCTACGGAGGCGGTTCAGGCGCAGATTCGGCAATTTTGCACAGATGCACTGGAGGCGGGTGAGGTGCCGATTCTACTGGCTTACTCCTTGGGCAAGGCGCAGGAGGTCTTAAAGATACTAGAGCCTTGTGGATTTAGGTTCATGGCGCATAAGACGATTCGTGCGATCAATTTAGTGTATGCGAACCACGGTGTGACGATGCCAGAGACGCGACCTCTGGATTTTCTAAATCTCGCGGGTTGCGTGGTGGTGATGCCGCCGACGGTGCGCAAGCAGTTACCTGCGGGGCGGCATCGACTTGCGATGATCAGCGGCTGGGGCTTGCAGACCTCTAGCCGTTATCGCTACCGCACGGATGCGGTCTTGCCGCTTTCGGATCACGCCGATTATGCCGAGCTATTAGAGTTTGTCGAAGAGGTGAACCCAACGACGGTGTATACCATGCACGGATCGACCGCTGAGCTCGCCGCCGAGCTGCGCCGTCGTGGTCGCAGTGCGTGGAGCCTTAGCGGCAACGATCAGCTGGAGTTGTTGTAGGCGGTCTATGTGTTTGCAAATCGCAACGTTGTTTGTATTTCTTTACGTATGATAACGAAGCCTACTATCGTCACAGTCACGTTGAATCCCGCAATCGACCAAACGGTGTTTGTGGATCATCTGGAATTAGGTTCGGTGCATCGGGTGCGTGAGTCACAGCGACAAGCAGCTGGCAAGGGCGTGAATGTGGCGACCATGCTTGCGCTTGACGGTGTTGACGGAGTAGTCGCCACAGGGTTTTTAGGAGAAGACAATGCGGCGCTTTATGAGCAGCATTTTGCTGCGCATGGGATCGAAGATGCCTTTGTGCGTGTTTCGGGTGAAACGCGCACTGGTATTAAGATCGTGGATACTTCAGCCAATACCAACACCGATTTAAATATGTCGGGGCCGACCCCGACTGCTCAGCAACGTGAGGCCTTAATGGCGCGTTTGTTAGAGATGGCTGAGCCAGAACGTTGGTTTGTGATTGCAGGTAGTTTACCCGCGGGGGTTGAGCCTTCGTATGTCGCAGATGTGATTCGTGCGCTCAGGGCGAAGGGCGCGAAGATCGCAGTGGATTCGAGTGGTCCAGCCATGGTTGCTGCGGTCGAGGCGGGTATCCACCTCGCTAAGCCGAATGAGCACGAACTGGCAGAACTATTGGGCGTCGAGCTGAAAGATGCCGCGGCTATTTTGCCTGCGGCACGGAAGTTGCGGGACGAACAGATTCCAAACTTGATCGTCTCAATGGGAGGCGAGGGCGCGTTGTTTTTAAAGGAAGGCTCAGAGCTATTGGCGCAGTCGCCAAAGCTGGAAATTGTCAGCACGGTCGGTGCTGGGGATTCCTTGCTAGCAGGCTATTTGTATGGGCTGTTGCACGATGAGTCGCCAGAAGATTGTGCGCGTCGAGCTACGGTGTATGCGTGGAGCCGGTTGGAGTCGCTGAAGCCACAGTTGCCGCAAGGCGAAGATCTGTGCGCACGATTAAAGCGAGTCCAAGTGACTGCGGTGACTTAGTTGTGATGATCGCATAGGGATGGTCTCTGCACCTGCCGCGTTCTACGCTGCCTGCCGCGTTCTACGCTGCCTGTCACTGATCCTCAGCACTCAACTAAAGCACCAGCACACTGTAGGACGAGGCGGAGCTCATCCCTCCCGAAGTGTTGAGTGAAAATTACCATTTGTCATACGCGAGCGTATACAAGCCCCATGCCTCTATGAATTCTTTGTAAAATTGACTCGGCGATATTCAGCCACATCCCACGTCATTTTACCAAATGACGATACGCAAACACCCTAATGATCGCCAACATAGTCATGCCACTCAAGGTAGTTAACTCCCTTTGAGGCGCATGTAGTTCAAGGCGGAGTGGGTATTAGGACTGTGCCGCGCTTTCGCGGCACACGTATTATTTAGAATACGATGAATCCGTCAGTGGTTCGATTGAGAGGATGCACTCCTAGCATCGCCGGAATTATTTTCTTTTTTATTGTCTAAAACTACATTAGTCACTCTACCACAGTGACCTACCCCCTTCCCCCCCTCCTTCTTTTGGTCTTTAGTGGTTCCTTAATGCTTTCTGCGCATGCAGAGACGCTTTATCAGGACACTTTTGATAATGATACTTTATCCACCAATGCCAGTATTGGCGGTGGATTATTGGTGAACGAAATCAGTGAGGCCAGTTGGTCAGATACTGGCGACGCTACTTTTACCACAGAAAATACAACCTTTCGAAGAAGGGCGCTCATGTATTCTGAAAATACGTTTCAGGCGGATGAGGGGCTTCGACTGACAGCAGTCTATAAAACCGGTTCAATTAGCGATGAGGGAGCGCACGACCTTTCCTTCGGCCTCATAAGCTCTGAAACGGATCTATCGACCTTCTCTGAATATAACCCGTTCCGTCGGGATCCGACGGTTTACAGTATAGGGATCAATGTCACCGCTGAATATGATCCAAATATGCAGGGCTTGACCTTCACGAATGGCGCAACGACGAAGGCACTCGATAAGTCGGGAACCAACGTCCAGTTCGATATCGACCAATCGACTGAAGTCTCTTTCGCAATTGGTGGGGACGGCACCTGGAGCTACCGTATCGACGGTGTGCTGGAAGCCACAGGCACGGTTGCTGAGGGCTTTGATTTGAGTAAGCGCTACCACGTCGTGGTTTATGGGCAGGACGATGATGGTGGGGGAAAGACGATCGAGTCTTTGCATCTCGATGTCGCTCTGCCGGATGATCCAGACCCTTATCCTGAAT of Lentimonas sp. CC4 contains these proteins:
- a CDS encoding MBL fold metallo-hydrolase, whose amino-acid sequence is MLTAVERGGLYLPNCGLWMDARRPKPFAVVSHAHGDHVARHQSFLATAPTIDCIRVRLGDAAAQRGVALAYGEVYQHGSLRIQLYPAGHVLGSAMVRVETPNGESLLYTGDFKTRPGLAAEPIEIPQADTLIMESTFGRPEFVFPPTEAVQAQIRQFCTDALEAGEVPILLAYSLGKAQEVLKILEPCGFRFMAHKTIRAINLVYANHGVTMPETRPLDFLNLAGCVVVMPPTVRKQLPAGRHRLAMISGWGLQTSSRYRYRTDAVLPLSDHADYAELLEFVEEVNPTTVYTMHGSTAELAAELRRRGRSAWSLSGNDQLELL
- a CDS encoding quinone-dependent dihydroorotate dehydrogenase; translated protein: MGCIYENIIRPILFKMEPEQAHDRGRTALMALSSVPALCALVRACNQVREDKPVKLFGLEFANRVGLAAGMDKDGEFPRAIEALGFGHSEVGTVTPQGQPGNPRPRLFRYPEQKALINRMGFNNKGSEAMLQCLSKHYPKGKRKMPVGVNIGKAKATPLDQAVDDYLSSFRTLADQADYFTINISSPNTPGLRELQTESYLRDLLTTLRDENRSYAKKLGHEPHPMLLKIAPDLTYAEIDQIVGVLLDLEYDGIIATNTTITRPRGFTSTETGGMSGGSDIRKRSNDVINYIHRSTEGKLPIIGVGGIDSAEAAGEKLDAGASMVQVYTGWIYRGPFFAKVLAEAMKMHGEDWI
- the pfkB gene encoding 1-phosphofructokinase, with the translated sequence MITKPTIVTVTLNPAIDQTVFVDHLELGSVHRVRESQRQAAGKGVNVATMLALDGVDGVVATGFLGEDNAALYEQHFAAHGIEDAFVRVSGETRTGIKIVDTSANTNTDLNMSGPTPTAQQREALMARLLEMAEPERWFVIAGSLPAGVEPSYVADVIRALRAKGAKIAVDSSGPAMVAAVEAGIHLAKPNEHELAELLGVELKDAAAILPAARKLRDEQIPNLIVSMGGEGALFLKEGSELLAQSPKLEIVSTVGAGDSLLAGYLYGLLHDESPEDCARRATVYAWSRLESLKPQLPQGEDLCARLKRVQVTAVT